A part of Numida meleagris isolate 19003 breed g44 Domestic line chromosome 27, NumMel1.0, whole genome shotgun sequence genomic DNA contains:
- the PTBP1 gene encoding polypyrimidine tract-binding protein 1 isoform X1, whose protein sequence is MDGIVQDITVGTKRGSDELFSTCVTNGPFIMSSNTSSAANGNDSKKFKGDSRSAGVPSRVIHVRKLPSDVTEAEVISLGLPFGKVTNLLMLKGKNQAFIEMNTEEAANTMVNYYTTVTPVLRSQPIYIQFSNHKELKTDNSPNQARAQAALQAVNSVQSGNLALPAPAAAVDAGMAMAGQSPVLRIIVENLFYPVTLDVLHQIFSKFGTVLKIITFTKNNQFQALLQYADPMSAQHAKLSLDGQNIYNACCTLRIDFSKLTSLNVKYNNDKSRDYTRPDLPSGDNQPPLDQTMAAAFGAPGIIPASPYAGAGFPPTFAIPQAAGTVLRLTVQNVHGALAPLAIPAAAAAAAAGRIAIPGLAGAGNSVLLVSNLNPERVTPQCLFILFGVYGDVQRVKILFNKKENALVQMADGNQAQLAMSHLNGQKLHGKPIRITLSKHQTVQLPREGQEDQGLTKDYGNSPLHRFKKPGSKNFQNIFPPSATLHLSNIPPSIAEEDLKMLFSSNGGMVKGFKFFQKDRKMALIQMGSVEEAIQSLIDLHNHDLGESHHLRVSFSKSTI, encoded by the exons CATTGTCCAAGATATAACAGTTGGTACAAAG cgGGGATCTGACGAGCTTTTCTCTACTTGTGTTACTAACGGACCCTTTATCATGAGCAGCAACACTTCTTCTGCAG ctaATGGAAACGACAGCAAGAAATTCAAAGGGGACAGCAGAAGTGCTGGGGTCCCATCCAGAGTAATCCACGTCCGTAAGCTCCCCAGTGACGTCACGGAGGCTGAGGTCATCTCTCTGGGCTTACCTTTTGGCAAGGTCACCAACCTTCTGatgttgaaaggaaaaaaccAG GCTTTCATAGAAATGAATACAGAGGAGGCAGCCAACACCATGGTAAACTACTACACCACAGTCACTCCAGTCCTTCGAAGCCAGCCCATCTACATCCAGTTCTCCAACCACAAGGAGCTGAAGACAGACAACTCACCAAACCAAGCA CGTGcccaagcagctctgcaagcagtGAATTCTGTTCAGTCAGGAAACCTAGCActgccagcccctgctgcagctgtggatgCGGGAATGGCGATGGCTGGCCAGAGCCCTGTGCTGAGGATCATTGTGGAGAATCTCTTCTATCCTGTCACTCTAGATGTTCTGcatcag ATCTTTTCCAAATTTGGTACAGtcttgaaaataattacattcaCGAAGAACAACCAATTTCAGGCTCTGTTACAGTATGCTGACCCCATGAGTGCTCAGCATGCCAAACTG TCTTTGGATGGGCAGAATATCTACAATGCCTGTTGTACGCTGCGCATAGATTTCTCAAAGCTCACAAGTCTCAATGTCAAATACAATAATGACAAAAGCAGAGATTACACACGACCAGACCTACCTTCTGGGGATAACCAGCCCCCTCTCGATCAGACTATGGCAGCTGCTTTTG GTGCCCCAGGAATAATCCCTGCCTCTCCGTATGCAGGAGCTGGCTTTCCTCCCACCTTTGCAATTCCTCAGGCTGCAGGTACTGTACTTC GCTTGACAGTTCAAAATGTTCATGGAGCACTAGCTCCTTTGGctatcccagcagcagctgcagcggCTGCAGCAGGACGGATTGCCATTCCCGGCCTCGCTGGGGCAGGGAACTCTGTTCTGCTGGTTAGCAATCTGAATCCTGAG AGAGTTACACCCCAATGCCTCTTTATTCTTTTCG GAGTCTATGGTGATGTGCAGAGGgtgaagattttatttaataagaaaGAGAATGCCCTGGTTCAGATGGCTGACGGAAACCAGGCTCAGCTTG CCATGAGCCATTTGAATGGCCAGAAGCTCCATGGGAAGCCGATCCGTATAACGTTGTCCAAGCATCAGACAGTGCAGCTTCCCCGGGAGGGACAGGAGGACCAAGGTCTGACCAAGGACTATGGCAATTCCCCTTTGCATCGTTTCAAGAAACCAGGCTCCAAAAACTTCCAGAACatctttcctccttctgccACTCTTCATCTGTCCAATATTCC ACCTTCGATAGCTGAGGAAGACCTCAAGATGTTGTTCTCAAGCAACGGTGGGATGGTCAAAGGCTTCAAATTCTTCCA GAAGGACCGTAAAATGGCTCTGATCCAGATGGGCTCAGTGGAAGAAGCCATTCAATCACTCATTGACCTCCATAATCATGACCTGGGTGAGAGTCACCACCTGCGTGTGTCCTTCTCAAAGTCCACCATCTAA
- the PTBP1 gene encoding polypyrimidine tract-binding protein 1 isoform X2 has product MDGIVQDITVGTKRGSDELFSTCVTNGPFIMSSNTSSAANGNDSKKFKGDSRSAGVPSRVIHVRKLPSDVTEAEVISLGLPFGKVTNLLMLKGKNQAFIEMNTEEAANTMVNYYTTVTPVLRSQPIYIQFSNHKELKTDNSPNQARAQAALQAVNSVQSGNLALPAPAAAVDAGMAMAGQSPVLRIIVENLFYPVTLDVLHQIFSKFGTVLKIITFTKNNQFQALLQYADPMSAQHAKLSLDGQNIYNACCTLRIDFSKLTSLNVKYNNDKSRDYTRPDLPSGDNQPPLDQTMAAAFGAPGIIPASPYAGAGFPPTFAIPQAAGLTVQNVHGALAPLAIPAAAAAAAAGRIAIPGLAGAGNSVLLVSNLNPERVTPQCLFILFGVYGDVQRVKILFNKKENALVQMADGNQAQLAMSHLNGQKLHGKPIRITLSKHQTVQLPREGQEDQGLTKDYGNSPLHRFKKPGSKNFQNIFPPSATLHLSNIPPSIAEEDLKMLFSSNGGMVKGFKFFQKDRKMALIQMGSVEEAIQSLIDLHNHDLGESHHLRVSFSKSTI; this is encoded by the exons CATTGTCCAAGATATAACAGTTGGTACAAAG cgGGGATCTGACGAGCTTTTCTCTACTTGTGTTACTAACGGACCCTTTATCATGAGCAGCAACACTTCTTCTGCAG ctaATGGAAACGACAGCAAGAAATTCAAAGGGGACAGCAGAAGTGCTGGGGTCCCATCCAGAGTAATCCACGTCCGTAAGCTCCCCAGTGACGTCACGGAGGCTGAGGTCATCTCTCTGGGCTTACCTTTTGGCAAGGTCACCAACCTTCTGatgttgaaaggaaaaaaccAG GCTTTCATAGAAATGAATACAGAGGAGGCAGCCAACACCATGGTAAACTACTACACCACAGTCACTCCAGTCCTTCGAAGCCAGCCCATCTACATCCAGTTCTCCAACCACAAGGAGCTGAAGACAGACAACTCACCAAACCAAGCA CGTGcccaagcagctctgcaagcagtGAATTCTGTTCAGTCAGGAAACCTAGCActgccagcccctgctgcagctgtggatgCGGGAATGGCGATGGCTGGCCAGAGCCCTGTGCTGAGGATCATTGTGGAGAATCTCTTCTATCCTGTCACTCTAGATGTTCTGcatcag ATCTTTTCCAAATTTGGTACAGtcttgaaaataattacattcaCGAAGAACAACCAATTTCAGGCTCTGTTACAGTATGCTGACCCCATGAGTGCTCAGCATGCCAAACTG TCTTTGGATGGGCAGAATATCTACAATGCCTGTTGTACGCTGCGCATAGATTTCTCAAAGCTCACAAGTCTCAATGTCAAATACAATAATGACAAAAGCAGAGATTACACACGACCAGACCTACCTTCTGGGGATAACCAGCCCCCTCTCGATCAGACTATGGCAGCTGCTTTTG GTGCCCCAGGAATAATCCCTGCCTCTCCGTATGCAGGAGCTGGCTTTCCTCCCACCTTTGCAATTCCTCAGGCTGCAG GCTTGACAGTTCAAAATGTTCATGGAGCACTAGCTCCTTTGGctatcccagcagcagctgcagcggCTGCAGCAGGACGGATTGCCATTCCCGGCCTCGCTGGGGCAGGGAACTCTGTTCTGCTGGTTAGCAATCTGAATCCTGAG AGAGTTACACCCCAATGCCTCTTTATTCTTTTCG GAGTCTATGGTGATGTGCAGAGGgtgaagattttatttaataagaaaGAGAATGCCCTGGTTCAGATGGCTGACGGAAACCAGGCTCAGCTTG CCATGAGCCATTTGAATGGCCAGAAGCTCCATGGGAAGCCGATCCGTATAACGTTGTCCAAGCATCAGACAGTGCAGCTTCCCCGGGAGGGACAGGAGGACCAAGGTCTGACCAAGGACTATGGCAATTCCCCTTTGCATCGTTTCAAGAAACCAGGCTCCAAAAACTTCCAGAACatctttcctccttctgccACTCTTCATCTGTCCAATATTCC ACCTTCGATAGCTGAGGAAGACCTCAAGATGTTGTTCTCAAGCAACGGTGGGATGGTCAAAGGCTTCAAATTCTTCCA GAAGGACCGTAAAATGGCTCTGATCCAGATGGGCTCAGTGGAAGAAGCCATTCAATCACTCATTGACCTCCATAATCATGACCTGGGTGAGAGTCACCACCTGCGTGTGTCCTTCTCAAAGTCCACCATCTAA
- the PTBP1 gene encoding polypyrimidine tract-binding protein 1 isoform X3 yields MSSNTSSAANGNDSKKFKGDSRSAGVPSRVIHVRKLPSDVTEAEVISLGLPFGKVTNLLMLKGKNQAFIEMNTEEAANTMVNYYTTVTPVLRSQPIYIQFSNHKELKTDNSPNQARAQAALQAVNSVQSGNLALPAPAAAVDAGMAMAGQSPVLRIIVENLFYPVTLDVLHQIFSKFGTVLKIITFTKNNQFQALLQYADPMSAQHAKLSLDGQNIYNACCTLRIDFSKLTSLNVKYNNDKSRDYTRPDLPSGDNQPPLDQTMAAAFGAPGIIPASPYAGAGFPPTFAIPQAAGTVLRLTVQNVHGALAPLAIPAAAAAAAAGRIAIPGLAGAGNSVLLVSNLNPERVTPQCLFILFGVYGDVQRVKILFNKKENALVQMADGNQAQLAMSHLNGQKLHGKPIRITLSKHQTVQLPREGQEDQGLTKDYGNSPLHRFKKPGSKNFQNIFPPSATLHLSNIPPSIAEEDLKMLFSSNGGMVKGFKFFQKDRKMALIQMGSVEEAIQSLIDLHNHDLGESHHLRVSFSKSTI; encoded by the exons ATGAGCAGCAACACTTCTTCTGCAG ctaATGGAAACGACAGCAAGAAATTCAAAGGGGACAGCAGAAGTGCTGGGGTCCCATCCAGAGTAATCCACGTCCGTAAGCTCCCCAGTGACGTCACGGAGGCTGAGGTCATCTCTCTGGGCTTACCTTTTGGCAAGGTCACCAACCTTCTGatgttgaaaggaaaaaaccAG GCTTTCATAGAAATGAATACAGAGGAGGCAGCCAACACCATGGTAAACTACTACACCACAGTCACTCCAGTCCTTCGAAGCCAGCCCATCTACATCCAGTTCTCCAACCACAAGGAGCTGAAGACAGACAACTCACCAAACCAAGCA CGTGcccaagcagctctgcaagcagtGAATTCTGTTCAGTCAGGAAACCTAGCActgccagcccctgctgcagctgtggatgCGGGAATGGCGATGGCTGGCCAGAGCCCTGTGCTGAGGATCATTGTGGAGAATCTCTTCTATCCTGTCACTCTAGATGTTCTGcatcag ATCTTTTCCAAATTTGGTACAGtcttgaaaataattacattcaCGAAGAACAACCAATTTCAGGCTCTGTTACAGTATGCTGACCCCATGAGTGCTCAGCATGCCAAACTG TCTTTGGATGGGCAGAATATCTACAATGCCTGTTGTACGCTGCGCATAGATTTCTCAAAGCTCACAAGTCTCAATGTCAAATACAATAATGACAAAAGCAGAGATTACACACGACCAGACCTACCTTCTGGGGATAACCAGCCCCCTCTCGATCAGACTATGGCAGCTGCTTTTG GTGCCCCAGGAATAATCCCTGCCTCTCCGTATGCAGGAGCTGGCTTTCCTCCCACCTTTGCAATTCCTCAGGCTGCAGGTACTGTACTTC GCTTGACAGTTCAAAATGTTCATGGAGCACTAGCTCCTTTGGctatcccagcagcagctgcagcggCTGCAGCAGGACGGATTGCCATTCCCGGCCTCGCTGGGGCAGGGAACTCTGTTCTGCTGGTTAGCAATCTGAATCCTGAG AGAGTTACACCCCAATGCCTCTTTATTCTTTTCG GAGTCTATGGTGATGTGCAGAGGgtgaagattttatttaataagaaaGAGAATGCCCTGGTTCAGATGGCTGACGGAAACCAGGCTCAGCTTG CCATGAGCCATTTGAATGGCCAGAAGCTCCATGGGAAGCCGATCCGTATAACGTTGTCCAAGCATCAGACAGTGCAGCTTCCCCGGGAGGGACAGGAGGACCAAGGTCTGACCAAGGACTATGGCAATTCCCCTTTGCATCGTTTCAAGAAACCAGGCTCCAAAAACTTCCAGAACatctttcctccttctgccACTCTTCATCTGTCCAATATTCC ACCTTCGATAGCTGAGGAAGACCTCAAGATGTTGTTCTCAAGCAACGGTGGGATGGTCAAAGGCTTCAAATTCTTCCA GAAGGACCGTAAAATGGCTCTGATCCAGATGGGCTCAGTGGAAGAAGCCATTCAATCACTCATTGACCTCCATAATCATGACCTGGGTGAGAGTCACCACCTGCGTGTGTCCTTCTCAAAGTCCACCATCTAA
- the PLPPR3 gene encoding phospholipid phosphatase-related protein type 3 has protein sequence PQLPIVASSIVTLYFLELTDLFKPAKVGFQCHDRALSMPYVESSEELIPLLMLLSLAFAAPAASIMLGEGVVYCLQSRLKGRAGAEGSINAGGCNFNSFLRRTVRFVGVHVFGLCATALVTDVIQLATGYHAPFFLTVCKPNYTLLGTPCDANPYITQDICAGTDKHAILSARKTFPSQHATLSAFAAVYVSMYFNSTISDSTKLLKPILVFAFAIAAGICGLTQITQYRSHPTDVYVGFLIGAGIAAYLAYHAVGNFRAPAERTPAPAPAKDALRALTQRGHDAVYQQNKSVSTDELTPRLEEEEAAARPVPRDKNSLGSLKRASVDVDLLAPRSPMAKENMVTFSNTLPRVSTPSMEDAARRHMTIHVPLDASRSKQLISEWKQKAMEGHGAEEAEEEVPPALYPTVQARPERAALGPRVLLPPRPGAAPLVHIPEESAAGGGGAVRAKWVMVAEKSAPRAANPPRLMQVIAMSKPQSAAPATPKHSETSSSSTSSDSSQYRSPSERDSSSIVTIDAHAPHHPVVHLSAGNGPWEWKAAPKGSEDGYELGEVGKEFRAFHPAKSAGVSPGSSLSDVEQDEPRYGSLAAIHGAPGGAERGDGGEGLLGAASREATLRRKAAERDVLTDCDADSFYRKMPAGRRFKD, from the exons CCCCAGCTGCCCATCGTGGCCTCCTCCATCGTGACGCTGTACTTCCTGGAGCTCACCGACCTCTTCAAGCCAGCCAAGGTGGGCTTCCAGTGCCACGACCGCGCGCTCTCCATGCCCTACGTGGAGAGCAGTGAGGAGCTCATCCCGCTGCTCATGCTGCTCAGCCTCGCCTTCGCCGCCCCCGCCGCCTCG aTCATGCTCGGGGAGGGGGTGGTGTACTGCCTGCAGTCCCGGCTGAAGGGCCGCGCCGGCGCCGAGGGCAGCATCAACGCCGGCGGCTGCAACTTCAACTCCTTCCTACGCCGCACCGTAAGGTTTGTGG GGGTCCACGTCTTTGGGCTCTGCGCCACGGCGCTGGTGACCGACGTCATCCAGTTGGCCACCGGTTACCACGCGCCCTTCTTCCTGACCGTCTGCAAGCCCAACTACACGCTGCTGGGCACGCCCTGCGACGCCAACCCCTACATCACTCAGGACATCTGCGCCGGCACCGACAAGCACGCCATCCTGTCCGCCAG GAAGACGTTCCCGTCCCAGCACGCCACGCTGTCCGCCTTCGCTGCCGTCTACGTGTCG ATGTACTTCAACTCCACCATCTCGGACAGCACCAAGCTCCTGAAGCCCATCCTGGTCTTCGCCTTCGCCATCGCCGCCGGCATCTGCGGGCTGACGCAGATCACGCAGTACCGCAGCCATCCCACCGACGTCTACGTGGGCTTCCTCATCGGCGCCGGCATCGCCGCGTACCTG GCGTACCACGCAGTGGGCAACTTCCGTGCCCCCGCCGAGAGGACCCCGGCGCCGGCTCCGGCCAAGGACGCGCTCCGGGCGCTGACGCAGCGCGGCCACGACGCGGTGTACCAGCAGAACAAGTCGGTGAGCACCGACGAGCTGACCCCGCGcctggaagaggaggaggcGGCCGCGCGCCCGGTGCCTCGCGACAAGAactcgctgggcagcctgaaaCGCGCCAGCGTGGACGTGGACCTGCTGGCACCGCGCAGCCCCATGGCCAAGGAGAACATGGTGACCTTCAGCAACACGCTGCCGCGCGTCAGCACGCCCTCCATGGAGGACGCCGCGCGCCGGCACATGACCATCCACGTGCCGCTGGACGCCTCGCGCTCCAAGCAGCTCATCTCCGAGTGGAAGCAGAAGGCGATGGAGGGCCACGGGGCggaggaggcggaggaggaGGTGCCCCCCGCTCTGTACCCCACGGTGCAGGCGCGCCCCGAGCGCGCGGCGCTGGGCCCACGCGTGCTCCTCCCGCCCCGTCCCGGCGCCGCGCCGCTGGTGCACATCCCCGAGGAGagcgcggcgggcggcggcggggccgtgcGGGCCAAGTGGGTGATGGTGGCTGAGAAAAGCGCCCCGCGCGCCGCCAACCCCCCCCGCCTGATGCAGGTGATCGCCATGTCCAAGCCGCAGAGCGCGGCCCCCGCCACCCCCAAGCACTCGGAAACCTCCTCGTCCTCCACCAGCTCCGACTCCTCTCAGTACCGCTCGCCCTCGGAGCGCGACAGCTCCAGCATCGTCACCATCGACGCGCACGCCCCGCACCACCCCGTCGTGCACCTCTCCGCCGGCAACGGGCCCTGGGAGTGGAAGGCGGCCCCGAAGGGCTCCGAGGATGGCTACGAGCTGGGCGAGGTGGGCAAGGAGTTCCGAGCTTTCCACCCGGCCAAGAGCGCCGGCGTGTCCCCCGGCTCCTCGCTGAGCGACGTGGAGCAGGACGAGCCGCGCTACGGGAGCCTGGCCGCCATCCATGGGGCGCCggggggagcggagcggggggACGGGGGCgaggggctgctgggtgccGCCAGCCGCGAGGCCACGCTGCGCAGGAAGGCGGCCGAGCGCGACGTGCTGACGGACTGCGACGCTGACAGCTTCTATAGGAAAATGCCGGCAGGGCGCAGGTTTAAGGACTGA
- the CFD gene encoding complement factor D has product MGPSAAAGPVLSLLLLLGAAVHAQPRGRILGGSEARPHLRPYMASLQLDGQHVCGGFLIAQQWVLSAAHCTEQMGGEHFQVLLGAHSLTEPEPHKRLYRVRAQIAHPGSNIHNNRDDLLLLQLEEKAELNEHVQVLPFQREDRDVAADTLCDAAGWGMVTHSGRKPDRLQQVQRPVISRELCNHRTRHDRTITEKMMCTDSRKKDTCKGDSGGPLVCNGVAEGVVTAGSRVCGNYKKPAIYTRIAPYAAWIDGVMASRDGDTDEDVAAR; this is encoded by the exons ATGGGGCCGAGTGCTGCTGCCGGCCCcgtcctctccctgctgctgctgctgggggccgCGGTGCATG cGCAGCCCCGGGGTCGGATCCTGGGGGGCTCGGAGGCGCGGCCCCACCTGCGGCCCTACATGGCCTCGCTGCAGCTGGACGGGCAGCACGTCTGCGGGGGGTTCCTCATCGCCCAGCAGTGGGTGCTGAGCGCCGCGCACTGCACCGAGCAGAT GGGCGGTGAGCACttccaggtgctgctgggagcgcACTCGCTGACGGAGCCGGAGCCCCACAAGCGGCTGTACCGCGTGCGGGCACAAATCGCCCACCCCGGCAGCAACATCCACAACAACCGGGACgacctcctgctgctccag ctggaggagaaagcGGAGCTGAACGAGCACGTGCAGGTGCTGCCGTTCCAGCGCGAGGACCGGGACGTGGCGGCCGACACGCTGTGCGACGCCGCGGGATGGGGCATGGTGACGCACAGCGGGAGGAAACCGGACCGGCTGCAGCAGGTGCAGCGCCCGGTGATCAGCAGGGAGCTCTGCAACCACCGCACCCGCCACGACCGCACCATCACCGAGAAGATGATGTGCACCGACTCCCGCAAGAAGGACACCTGCAAG GGTGACTCCGGGGGCCCGTTGGTTTGCAACGGCGTGGCCGAGGGGGTGGTGACGGCCGGCTCCCGCGTCTGCGGCAACTACAAGAAGCCGGCCATCTACACCCGCATCGCGCCCTACGCCGCCTGGATCGACGGCGTCAtggcctccagggatggggacacggaTGAGGACGTGGCCGCACGCTGA